From Arachis hypogaea cultivar Tifrunner chromosome 3, arahy.Tifrunner.gnm2.J5K5, whole genome shotgun sequence:
CACTGTGGTGCACCCTGAGAGTAGCGCTTTCAAGAGGTACAGGACGGAACCGGAACCGGGACCGGAACGGGCGCCGGAGAGTTTGCGGAGTAGGCAAAGCCTTATGAAGAGATCGTTAGCGTTCTTTAGGAGCATCAATGCTATGAGAATAAGGGAACGGATTCAAGCCACTCGCCCCTCTAGCACACAGCTTCATCATATGATAGCTGAGAGAAGAAGGCGCGAGAAGCTCAACGATAATTTTCAGGCTCTTAGAGCATTGCTTCCTCCCGGAACTAAGGTACCTACACAAAATTATTTGTTGGAATTTCTGTCATGATaatacatttttcaaaattttaaattcataggACAAAGTTACATAGCTAAATCTCTAGCATATTTTATACAAGAGCTTTTTTTAAGATTTGCCTgaactttttcttttcatttttatgatttaacTTACGTTaaaagatttttcttttaatattaatattaatataactttaatatttttttgccaTATAAGTTTTAACATGATGTcatgatattaattttttttaaaatttaaacaattaaataGAAGCTTATAGAttattatacaaaaatattatttgtatactaaaataaatcatcatatatataatatttaatttattttcaatagatATTTTAGTGACGAATATTattgattaattttagtgtatacttAATATGTTGgtgattatatttttaaccatttcaattgtgaataattgaaattaattaataatttggaAGGGAAGAAAATATAATTAAAGCTTTATGTCTGTTATTCTAGCTTAATAATGTTGACTTTGttattgtttaatttgatttGTTTAGAAAGACAAAGCGTCTATACTAACAACTGCAAAGGAGACACTGAGTTCATTGATGGCGGAAATTGAAAAGCTGAGGATAAGAAATCACGAGTTAGAATCACGTTTGCCTGAAAGCAGCAAAGAATCAAGCGCTGCCGATCAAGAAATTAGCAAAACTATGTTATTGGTGCCACCAAACGAGAGATTTCATGTTCAAATTTCAGATGTGccacaatcatcatcatcatcatcgtcagaAGAGAGAAGGGTGGATTTGCATGTCGCTTTGAGGGGGCAAATTTCTCAGATTGATGCGGTGATTCGGTTATTGGAGTTCTTGAAACTGGCTCAGAATGTGAGCTTGATTACCATGAGAACAAATACCAATAATGTTGGTCAAgggaataataattatattaatcaaCTAACATTCAGATTAAGGATTCTTGAGGTATGTTACTTATCATTCATCAAAATGCATGTGCTTATAGTAACTTGTTAGACAAATTCTGCTTTTGTTTAGGATTTTATTGCTCTTTCTTGAATTAATTCTGGTTTTGCTGTTGCTGTTATGCAAAAGTTATAGAAATATATATGAGCATTAGTTAATTATGATAAACTAAcctagctatttcttataaggcATGTATATAGGTTCCCACTTCCTGCATAGATTAACTAATTTAACTTGAATAAAATTGTGGTTCAAGCTAATTAAGTACATAGAATTCAAGATTTCAAAGTTGGTTAAACATTTTAGAAAAAGTTCTGATTGATTAGAATTAGTAAACTATATACATGCCTAGGTGTACGTGGACtggaaattataaataatttctaAGAATTTTAagatgagaatttaaaatttgaaaaattatttttaataaatttgatttctaataaaattaaaatatcatcattttaatttttacattttttttgatatatttaattctCATGAGAATAAAatctttataataaaataatacttaaACCACACACTCTTAGATTAGCCACATCATGAaacctaattataaaataataagtatTAAATGTGTTTTCtagaaataattttaatattttatttgattttattttgttcttaatgttttttatttatgtcaaaattatttttgatatttatttcatttaaaatattaaagacaaaattaaaaatatttagagataatttaaaaaaataaaaaatattagaaataaaattaaatattaaaaatatttttttataaaagaaattgAGAACATTAGAAATAAAATGCATACTTTACgcaaataataataagagaaagactcaaagttggttaaaatttgtttaaaattttttaattagtttgcTTCATTAAATACTAAGGAGATTATTTAAATGATGATATTGCATATCTTGCCATATAGTATTTTAACTTGTCATGTCATCAACATTTAATTTGTGATGTCAGTATTTAATGAAATAAATTAACGATATgacaacttttaaaattttactaaattctaaattagttaaaagaaaatatttaaaggaacaaaaaaatattcaaaaagatAAAAAGCTTTCCTGTATAAACATAAtggtttgaattttaaaacattaTGTAGTAATTGttgtatataaattaaattttaattatttagagatttcaaacaaaatatcgactaattaacatatattattatgtaaccaaaaagataaatattattattattaatgaaaattaattatatattcaaATAGTGCAATGTTTTATATAGTTAATACTTAAAAGCAAGttgctctaataataataataataataataataataataataataataataataataataataataatggaaaagaaaaagaagaataaggaaGGAGCCTAGCAAATGCAATTTTCATTTGTCACTAGCAAGGTGGTTTGTGCTGATTATTTTGTCACCTTCCACGTTGATCCAAACTACATTTTCAATTCAAAAAGAGGATTCTATTTTGACAGCCATCAAACAAGAATCACCACTGATACATATAATAATCCATCACTTCTGTTTTCTACATATACGTtatgtttttcaaataattttttttcatcaaaTCTAACTTTGTTTTGACTAATCAACATGTCTCATCATTTTCCTCTTTGAAAAATTATGACTCATACATGCAGCCATAGCCACcgataaaaaataaatgaatatttCTTTCCATTCATTTATACCAATTAAAGAACTCATTTCtaagatatttttgttttatatttaatttatttatatatagtaaatattttattttgaattatgtttaaatttataaaaatacaaaaaacataAGTAAAAAGAAGAcagataaatattttattaacgtACTAgaatagaaaatatatattaaatcaaTATTTAGAAAAATGACAATTAgtataaaagaaatagaaaaaaaattgtcaACTGAAAAGTCAAAAGACTATCCGAAAAGACAAAAGATATAATTTTCATAGAAAAAAGTGAAACTCTTGTTGTGTTGTGGAGAAGAATAATCAGCTCTAATATTATTTTGATGCAGGGAAGTGAATGGGATGTTTCTGCCTTCCAGGAAGCAGTGAAAAGAGTTGTAGGTGATTTGGCACAGTTCCAAGTTGACCATTAGAGCCTACAATAATAACCCTCACTTACATCAATACCATAATTCATGGATTATGATGCTCACTTCTAGCCACAAGTTTTGTGTAATATATGTTTTAGTTTCATAATTAATTGGTTTCATTGACTAATAATTTGACTTTTACGCTTACTTTTCTAATTCGGTTCATATttatattctataaaaaaaaataaatactataatATTATTAGATGGATTATACATGTCACATGATGTGGCTAATTTtttagatataaatttt
This genomic window contains:
- the LOC112790359 gene encoding putative transcription factor bHLH041 isoform X1, producing the protein MMEGVFFLPEVARTGYLRSIVQSVGCAYICLWSFDPTSSPNNRLFFLDGFYNNVRNNQQASSSLGSVAQQLFNQFRTLRFDANDDRIPGLAFRNNRPYVEVQQPELLRLAWTQIQKQFFQEARIKTAVFMGCNKGEIELGFLNLSQAEIQTALSSLFQEDFSSGRQIMDHQNNPPSSSSSSLRSLSTTAGSPEYSSLLFNIPPAGATAGAIVPNTMSPLSSNTQSALLTNYVFPSHHQEIENETLMRVFLNAISPQQHQNLPYNITVVHPESSAFKRYRTEPEPGPERAPESLRSRQSLMKRSLAFFRSINAMRIRERIQATRPSSTQLHHMIAERRRREKLNDNFQALRALLPPGTKKDKASILTTAKETLSSLMAEIEKLRIRNHELESRLPESSKESSAADQEISKTMLLVPPNERFHVQISDVPQSSSSSSSEERRVDLHVALRGQISQIDAVIRLLEFLKLAQNVSLITMRTNTNNVGQGNNNYINQLTFRLRILEGSEWDVSAFQEAVKRVVGDLAQFQVDH
- the LOC112790359 gene encoding putative transcription factor bHLH041 isoform X2; this translates as MGCNKGEIELGFLNLSQAEIQTALSSLFQEDFSSGRQIMDHQNNPPSSSSSSLRSLSTTAGSPEYSSLLFNIPPAGATAGAIVPNTMSPLSSNTQSALLTNYVFPSHHQEIENETLMRVFLNAISPQQHQNLPYNITVVHPESSAFKRYRTEPEPGPERAPESLRSRQSLMKRSLAFFRSINAMRIRERIQATRPSSTQLHHMIAERRRREKLNDNFQALRALLPPGTKKDKASILTTAKETLSSLMAEIEKLRIRNHELESRLPESSKESSAADQEISKTMLLVPPNERFHVQISDVPQSSSSSSSEERRVDLHVALRGQISQIDAVIRLLEFLKLAQNVSLITMRTNTNNVGQGNNNYINQLTFRLRILEGSEWDVSAFQEAVKRVVGDLAQFQVDH